The stretch of DNA GACTTGAACATCTCCCGAAAAATCAATAATATTTCCGTTCATAATTTTCATTAAAGTGGTTTTACCCACACCATTTTTACCAATGAGTCCAACAATTTTACTCTCATTAAACGAAAAATCGATTCGATCTATGACAGTATTGTTGCCGTATTGTTTGGTGATTTGCTTTAATTCCATTCACGAATCCTCCTACACTGTTTTTAAAAAATGATTTGAATAGAGCAATTATATGTTTTCATAGCAACCATAACATGATTTAAACAATGCTAAAAGAATAATGATAAATTCCATTTCATGATTCATCTCAACGTTGAATCTATGGCCTGTCAATTTTTAATGTTTCAAATTCAATTGACACACTTAAATTGCGCAGATTTCCCCATAAGGCCATCACCTTATTTCAAAGCAAATAACAACAAACATTCCATTTCATAAATAAAGCTGCCTGAACCGATTCACAAGATACCTCCCACGAAAACCATTTCTAAAATGATCCCTCTCATAACGACTCAGTACATCAATAAACATAACAAGTGTAGCACTCAATTACAAACATCAACATGTGCATTTAATATTTTTTAATTTTGTCATATCAATTTGTTCTACTATTGTGTTCTATTTATGTTGGTTTTTACGTTCCCGTTGACGATTGATAAATGCACAAACCATAAACAGAATACTCGCTATAAATAGTTTAACTGCTGATGATTCCTCATCTAAATATTGAAACACCACCCCCACTACGAAACTGGCTATCGCAATAATAACAAAAGTCTGTGTCGCGTATTTCATATTATCACCCTTTCAATTCAGATGTCTGATAAAACTTTAAAAAATTGGGCTTCTAATGTCAATGATACAGCAGACCCATTCGTCTGAATCTACAAAATATCATTGACGACACTTAATTGTTTGCTTCTTAATCATAGAAATGATAGGATAAAGGCATATCCACGCATGATTAAACACCCCCAAACTTGTTCCAGCAAGATTGGGGGTTTCTTGCTGCGTTTTAAGGACGCTTTGAATGGGTCTGTCTTTCTTTTTGTCGTTCACGCCGCTTCCATTTTGATTCAACCCAGCATCTAAAAACAATTAAAATGCCACCATTGATTAATAACATTAAAAATTCTGTCCACGTCATGATTAAACACCTCCTACTCTCAAGAAAACGTTTTCTTTCATTACGCCGATTAATGTAGGGGATGGTGGCTATATTTATTCTATCACAAAATAGCGAACATGTGTTCTATTTTTACTTTTTTTAAATGAATTTTATCCTAGTCTATTCTTTAAATTTCTAACTTTTCACGGTATGATAGAGATATGATGAAAACTTAGAAAGAGGTCGAATCCTATGAATCCTTTAGCCCAAAATTTAAATGAACAGTTACACGAAGAAAATCCTATCGTCCTTGATATGCTTTCCGACCTTGGAA from Staphylococcus lutrae encodes:
- a CDS encoding SE1626 family protein, whose protein sequence is MKYATQTFVIIAIASFVVGVVFQYLDEESSAVKLFIASILFMVCAFINRQRERKNQHK
- a CDS encoding Trp-rich small protein → MTWTEFLMLLINGGILIVFRCWVESKWKRRERQKERQTHSKRP